GTGGAGATGCCTTCTTGGCAAGACGCCGATGGTGATGATGACACCAGATCACCTTCCTCTCCTCTTTGGTGATACCCACATGTTATCATTTTAAAGGACTAGGCTAGTGTTATCCTTACCTCGTGTTGGCAACAACAATGACGATGAAGATTGTGATGTAAGCCACCACCAATAAGAAAGTTAACAATGATGACCTTCCTCAATATTGGTGTTGTATCGGTAAAATAAGGGTAGCAAGGTGATTTGATGAAAAAGAAGAGCAATCTaagtcttaataataaataaataaatacttagAGTTATATTGAACTGGTTAGATTTAATCAATCGTATTGATTcaagcaaaaaaaaatcaaagtcaaCCAAGAACAATGGATatcaaatatcttttttaaaatttattgaaaatattttgGTCCTATTGTGAAACAAAGGACCTTGGTAAAAAATAAACATTAGGACATCatccaataaaattcaattattatAGGTTTTTTAGatgatttatatataattttaatacagATAAGAAGATAGAACCATTATAAAAACTAAATGTTCAAATCTGATTAGAATGCGACGATAATTAGTTAAAATTCAAAGAGGATCAAAATCATGTTCACATCAATGGCTAggcgctaattacatattacataATGTAATTagctatctttaatattttaatttttatattcttaaaattatattaagatatttatacttacgaaagtaaaatatttaaatccGTTTCTTCTCAATTTTGCTAACAAAAATACCGTATGTACTTAGTAATAAATCGAATTTAGGTAAtaaatcttataatatttttattagtaaaatcaaTGATACgaagagaaataaaattaaatattttatttttataaatataaaaattttaatataattttttaagatataaagattaaaatattaagaataattaactatacaaataatatataattagctcggtAGCGACAGCCACCCCAGATTCCATTTACTTCCGACAGAGAAGACACGGGAGAATTTGACACGGTCGAACTCGCGTTGCCGGCCCGTCAAGTCAACCGTACCGCGGGGCCCATCGCCCTAAGGAGATGCCATCACAGTTAACGACGAACTCCGTCGCGTTTTGTCCACGGAACGAAACGCTAACGAAAGCGAGAAGTGACGGAGAAGCGTGACAGACAATGCCCGGAAGCGACGCTTCTGCCACGTCAATTGGATTCGCCACCTTCCTCCACGCGCTCCGCCGTCTCCTCTTCTATTTATTGCCCCTCTAGCCTGTTTACTCCGCATCGGAAACAAAAGGCGAGGAAGGTTGCAAGGAGGAAGATGGTGTGCATGGTGTCTCGGCAGGGCAGGCAGCTCCAGCGCTACAGCAAGAGCGGGAGCCGCCTCGTCGTCGGGTGCATTCCCTACAAGTATAATCCTGGCGACGGCGGCGGTGAAGACCTCGATAGATCCATGGAGGTTCTTGTCATCAGTTCGCCCAAAGGAAATGGATTGTTGTTCCCAAAGGTATGCAGAAAGCTACGTTTTTTCTTTCATGTCAGTAATGGATCCGTGTAATTTGCTCGATGAAATGTTCATGAGAACCCACCAAAAGAACAATTTTTGTCTTAATTAATCTGAATTCTTGGTGTTGAATCAATCAAATCAATGGGTTTCTGTTGCCTTATCAGGGTGGGTGGGAGACGGATGAGACCATTAAAGAAGCAGCTTTGCGGGAGGCATTGGAGGAAGCTGGAGTGCAGGGGAATGTGCAGGTAAGCTTGCGATCCTGCCCATTTCCTCTCCAAATTACTCGCCTTTGTCGCAGTGTTGCTGACCATCTTGCTGTGCCATCGTTGCAGCGAAAACTTGGGAAATGGAAGTACAAGAGCAGGACCTACGGCGCAGTGCACGAGGGCATCATGTTCCCTCTCAATGTGACGGAGGAACTGGGGGACTGGCCTGAGATGCACACGAGAGAACGCAAATGGGTAAGCACACACCAGAGAACTGAATCTTTAGATTCGAGGTAGTGGTGTTTTCCATCCCTCATACTGGTTTGGTGGATCAGGTGACGGTGGCAGATGCCAAAGAGGGATGCCAGCATCCATGGATGAAGGAAGCCTTGGATAGATTGGTGAAACGGCTGTCGAGTTCCAGCAGCAGTAATAACAGCAACAGTACTGCTTCAGCATTTTAGTATTCTTCTTTGGCACTCTCCACGAGCAGTCTCTCATGGATGATGGATGAACTCTCTTCCCACCAAGAATAGCTGATAGTTACAACAGAGTTTGATCATTCTTTCAATTCTTTCAGCCCTGTGATCTCATGATCTCATCGTTGACTGATGGACCCAACAAAAATTTGTAGTTTTCAGAGTACCAGAATAGTGAGCAACTTCATGGAGATAATCTTCTTTCTCGTTGGTTACTGTGATTACGATTATGTAAAGTTGAATCCATCTTTTTAATCCTAACTGAACTAAGAAATATTGAACATGTTTGGTTTTAGTGCTATTAACTTCATTGATAGAGTTTTGTGCAGCTTCCACTTTCTGTACTTGGCACAATCTCAACCACCAGGTGGAACCTCTATCGGGGTCACTTTTTTCTTGCATATTGAAAAGGATAAGTCGTGATGTTTTAACTATTTGGATCACTTACATCTTTTCTCTTGTTATCGAGCTTgtctttttaaattatttttagtaATTTTTTAGATCCGTGTCTCTTTTTAACTACCTATCCTCACATCATTAATACTTGAATAATCTAATACAATAcaaccactatatatatatatatatgtttatttcgTATATGTTCACATcattttacattattatctttcattttattttctattgggATCATAGCtaattaatttagaaataaaaatatttattctttaAAATACCTTTCTAATTTGCTTTTTTAtgtaaattaaaatcaaattcaATATAGTTTGTTCAAGCATGCAAGACTTAGCAGCATGATGTgaaacaaaataattattttaagcaATTCATTGGTGGTGTTATAATTACATCCTCAGATTAATGAAGATTTCACAACAAGAAGCCAAAACTTCAGTGGTCAAATATGGTAAAAAATTAATGACTACGCCAGAATTAAATTctaaaaagcaaaaaaataacAATACTGAATTTAGAGGGatttatatgtattttttttattaagataaAATTTAACAGGAAAAATTATAGCTATCAATGCCAAGGTCTTTGTTAATAACTTATCTTTAACATATCAAAAATTTGTAAGATGATATCTTGAACTAGTCACTTACATAAACACTTGAACCTTAACATATGATGAATTAATATTTAGGgataatattttataagataAGTACTCAAACCTACCTAAAATGAATCAGATATACTTGTATTAGATTAATATTTGTGACGTAAAAACTTCACAATTGAGATTTCAAATCGACGTAATATAGAACATATGAGtcaaatatatcatcaaattaatattttaagtataaaataGTATAATCCgatagccacaatttcaagttaaaaATAACCAAAAGAAAAATTTCTACATGAAATTTATTGTCTGTTTGCTCGATGCATAAGCGGCCCTCACGCGACACGCACGAGAAGGCAGACCCGCTACGGCATAACGCCATCTCCCGTGCACTGTCCCCACGGAAACTTGCTGTGCATCCAACCCGATTTCATTGTTGCCAACCCATATCCCACGGTCGCATACTACGTCCCCGTGCGATTCCAATCGTCTGTGGAGGGAGGGAGATAGCGGAATTTTAGGAGACGAAAGCGGGCGAGAGAGAATGACGGAGCGATGGAGCCGCGAGTGTGGTGGACAAATCTGACAGAATCGAagacaaagaagaaagaaaaatgaggagagagatgagaaaaaggaaaccgaggaagaagaatcaggAAGTTTGTTGCGTCGCCTGAACCCTGCCGTCGGTCTCCGATGCCCAGAACGCGATCATTTTGATGGGTCTCGTGTTCCCGGACTCGTTCGAGGCAGGGTAGGTGCCGTCTCTATTTCTTTGCTCTTTTGGAAAAGCCCTATGATTCTCAATCGATCTTGTATATGTTGATCGATCCACGACATCTCCACTTCTTGGTATTTTGGCCCTTTTCTACCGTCCCATGTATGCTTTGACCAAATTAAGTTTTCGTTTTATTCTCTGATGCAGTTGAAGAACGAGATAATAACAGATGGCATCATCTCATAGCGCAGACAATGTAATGCAATGCAAAACATGTCGCTGTGGGGAGGGGGATACCAATTTCTGGATCACCAGGGGCTCTGACAATCCTGACAAGCAATCAAATAATTGTCCTAATTGCAATGTAAGGCTCCGTTCAGTTCAACAATTAATTGTTTTCGTTGTTATATTATCTCTGTTAAACGTTTATCTGTACAAATAAAACATACTTGTTGTTCCTTTGTTTTGTTGTGATTGTTAGTTTTTATGAATTTTGTCAAGGTCGaacttaattatttgttatgttgCTTGGTTTGTGTTCCATCATAGCATTTTTAAAGAACTTCTGATCCAACCTCAACTAGAAACAAGTGAAAAATTCATTGTTGACTAATTATCTCGAAATTAACtgattttacctaagtcgtgcaacACTCTTGCATATCCATCCACAAAGGTCAGTCTTCCTGAAACCTTCTATGATCccttaggacttacaaaagagaaaacaggctaGAGAAAGCATTTCACTCGGAATCCACTAGCAATAATTTCAGTAAAAACTttatagtcaatgcaaattacaaatatagactttGCAAGCTATAATTGATCATATAACAAAAGATCCAAGATGGTCTACTACATATCGAAATGCccataagtgcccacatgacaccacATTCTTTTACAAGCCTAAGACGATCATCAAAGTCAATCAAAATGGGGCTCCCAAGCCTACTGCTAGTCTCTctccatgttgtgcaaagcatgaacaaaatcgaaagatatggacatacatgagcattatatcaaatatcccgtttacaattttgtccgtgacataatggtgaaaataatttttttatttcacttTAACTCCATAGATGCTAGTAACTGAAATTTTTTACTGGTAAATGATTTCTAGGTAAACAGTATCTGAATTTAATTATTAGATTATACATATTTTAGCTTAATACCTCATTCCTTTTATCCTGATATATTTTATTGgattagattaaatcataaatgagATATCATTTATTAACAAAATTATCTGAAAATTGTGTCTCGTTATACAATGACTTACTATGAATTAGTCAGGGATATACAAAGAAATTGATTGAACATTACTACTCTGATAATCATTTAAAACTGCCAGGACAACCTAAAATCTATGTGCCATTGTCATCGACTTCATTCTATGTCATGTTTGTCATGTCAAAACACTGAAAAGCCATGCAGGTTTGGTAACCATAGCAAATCAGAAGCATAGCGCTGCATTTTCATCAATAGTGCACAACTGAATGAACTAGATGGCAGAATACTTTGGTCCATGAATCCATATCTCATATTGTAAATAGTTGTGACATATATGGCATATACAATCATTGTTCAGATGCTATCATCTTTTGTTGTCAGCCTTGTAATTTTCTTGTTCATATCTGTTACACCGACCCCATTGTCAGTTTTAAGTAGACCACCTTTTTGAGCTCGATCACTATCCATGCCAATGGTTTTGCTAGGGTGTTGCTTCATTATCATTATGTATgaatgctttaatcttgttaagtCTCTGGAGTCATCCTTCTTATTATGTTccccttctttcttgtttatgcaACAATTTTGAGATTCATTTGAATTTCTGTTATTCGAGATGATCTGTAATAATATGTTTGGCCTATGTTTTATAGGAAAGTGATTGTTGATGTACTTGCTTTCGTTCTTTTTTGCTGGTCTTTCACTCTTGTGGACATATGAATCTTTCTTAAGtcctcctttcatgatcatactaTGAGTTCCTTCTGATTCTTGTGTCTATAACTATTCTCATTCGTTTTATCTGGTTTTTCACTTATGGGACATATGAACCTTTATTAACTCATGATTTTGCATTTATACTATGAGTTCcttctgattttttttatctatatctTTCTTGTTTTATGTGCCTTGAGCCCTCCTCATAGTATCTTACTGTTTATATATGGTACATACGTGAAAGTGAGATCAACTTCATGAACTTATATAAAATCCAGGATCACTAGGCATTTTGTCAGAAATTTCTCAAAATTTATCTTGTATATGTCCTTTCTGTTTTTAGGTCATTTTTCTTGAAGAAGATTGTGAATACTAAATGCTTGATCTCAACAAGTGCAGGTTTTCAAGAGTGGACCACTCTTCATTTCATCTAAAGGTATTCTTTTATACAATTTCTAGGTAGTCAAGCCATTTTCAGTGattttcattttatgttaatgcaatgaTTGACATATTAAGCTTATTAATATTTTTGTTCCAGTTTGTTGTTCTAATTATATTGAAAAGTAGACATCTAATTAATAGAAATTTCTTATATAATTTGCATTCCAAGTCTTGGCATGCCTTTTTGTATTGTTTACCTTGCTAATGAACCATCATTCCCTTATTCTCTTTTAAATTGGGTATAAACTAAAAGAAATAATGTTTCTTGAACATGCATAGAGATGAGGATAGGAATAGTGGGATAATTTCTCTCACTCAAGGAGAAtaacatgatcaaaatttcttttGACATGATCAAATTTCTTATATTCTCATTTTTCACAACATCAAGATTTTCTACTGAACAACCTAGATATGTTActgccagtgatttaaaaaacgttaggcgccaaaaggcgccaaggtccacaaacgcccgaggcgctaggcgttcgcccaggcgctcgtccgagcgaaacgagacgctaaattataaaaatatataatataattatttaaaattttaaataaaaatatgctattaaattaagaaaatctaagatacaaaatcacaatgtcacattaacaaaaagtttcaaaattcaaaacaataaaattttacatcaaagtcattcatcataatcaatattatcgtcattttcacacaaatcatcttcattgaattcgtcttcttcctcttgtccttcgattCCTTTCTCTttatcaagatatgtttcattctctatgtcttcaataatagcaggagccgagcttgatgcttttgcactcatttttctctttgacatctgtcttgtatatgtttataattctCCAGCacttgaagctcttgccacatctccccatgtcaatctatcatcttcaaatacaagctcgtcttcagcatcttgcaagttagcacccatttctcctactaaccactcatttgaatcatcaatatcttgcaatgagattgaatcaaatctatttttcaaatcatgacgagtcttcaaagcttgattatactttatgtaaacaagatcgtgcaatcgttgatgttctaaccgatttcttctcttcgagtgaatctgtcatgtcatataatttaaaaatatattaatacatatatctaaataaataaattaattaaaataaaaatatttagtaatacttacatgctcaaagacactctagtttcgctcacaacccgaagcactacatgtcaaactaagtattttgatagcaaatttttgtaagttcggggtggaatttccaaatagactccaccattcagctgcaaaatttatgttattattagtaataacatagtaacataatatatatgaaattaattatatcaaattattaatacctggagacgtAGTTGTCTTGGATCGAACGGCAATTGAAATTTCAAAAAGACCTtcgacatttttatataaagataattcatgaataatcttatcttaaacctcaaggctgggaactaatcttgcaacacactgatataacccacccaaaacttctgcatcaaatctaacagatttaatcttataaaaaaattcaggattcaaataatatcctgctgcatgtaagggacgatgaagttgacaattccatctttcgtcaatgattgtaaaaattttctcatatttttcttcattttcattaaaagatcttttaatcgtctcctttgctctatccatagcctcataaatatatcccattgcaggcttattttcattatccaccaaccgaaggactcgaacaagagggcccattacctttaatatataaactacatgattccaaaaggatggcattaagatgatatcagcagcccttttgccttttgcttcttttgcccatttacttgtcacccatttctcagaggtaaacatatttctcagagtatgtttttgacgatgcacgctctgtaatgccaagaatgaagtagcaaattgggtgacaccatgtctcactaattctttattccccgtaaattctctcatcatattcaaagccccaatgtgattataaagaaatccaacaacaaaaattgtcctttctaaggttttcttgatttctaagatctttccaatatcctccaacattaaatcaatacaatgtgctgcacatggagtccaatacaagtgttgtctttttgattcaagcaatttacctgagacaaaggataacaaaaatgataagacttaagagtttaacatacttaattgaagataaaataattaacaaaatcaaaagatgaatattaccagctaaaacatagttgcttccattgtcggttatgatttgaacgatattttgttctccaatttcttctacgaagttgtcaagtaaatcatatatcgtctccagattttacaaaagataaagcatctattgacttcacaaacatagtccctaaagaacaattaaccataaaattaattatactcctgtgcctcctgtcagtccaaacatctgacataatagagcaaccatgtgttgcccatgattctttatgaccctttagtaagtcatttgtataattcaactctttttgcagtaatgaaactcgcatctcataataacttggaggttttaatcctgcaccatatcttccaatagcttcaatcatatccttaaaactgtctaaacgagttgtactaaggggaagaccagcctgatagaagaagcgagcaatgtgctgaattgttcttcctcttatttctttatcacaagcatcacttatatttgtttgtctcaattttgagcctcctgcttgcccttgttgtttttGGGAttcttgaagcatatatagatccatcggtccttttctacctttcttagtacttataacttctttttcctttttgtcgtatactcttttttcacttgggttaatactcgtagaataatcttcttcttcatccctgagatgttcaacattgtcttctggtaaattcccataagattcattcttttgtgtcttcttttcattcatataattcagtaactcttcttttacctcaggtggacattttttgcaagctgctgcattcttgaaatttcctactagatgttgttttgcacgaaaaataccacctctggtagtcttatcgcagaatatgcaagtcactgcattaggatctttcgga
This genomic stretch from Musa acuminata AAA Group cultivar baxijiao chromosome BXJ3-9, Cavendish_Baxijiao_AAA, whole genome shotgun sequence harbors:
- the LOC103973577 gene encoding nudix hydrolase 17, mitochondrial, translating into MVCMVSRQGRQLQRYSKSGSRLVVGCIPYKYNPGDGGGEDLDRSMEVLVISSPKGNGLLFPKGGWETDETIKEAALREALEEAGVQGNVQRKLGKWKYKSRTYGAVHEGIMFPLNVTEELGDWPEMHTRERKWVTVADAKEGCQHPWMKEALDRLVKRLSSSSSSNNSNSTASAF